The DNA segment TATCGGATTCAATGttattaaattgaatatttttgtcgttAGAGCATAGAACCTGTTTAAGAtttcctaaatatgtttttttaaacaatattacaatatttcttTTCTACTTACAaagctaaaaacttaccacttccacacagaatggcaGAAGTCCATGACTTCAcacagtgttaaggtaatgtcatggaAGCTAATGTCTCATTGTTTTGTATCACAACTGCTGCCTAGTgatcagaatactacatatcacttgtatttctaCATGTTTTCTacaattaatttctgaaaaagttttttttttctgaaaaaaattacgTGGGACGTGGGCCCCTGAACGCCTCTTTGGATACCCCTGACTCACACAGACAACTGAAGAAGTCATCCAAATTACAACCTACTTAAATCCTTCTTTAGTTGCTTTTGAGTCCAATTAGTTCCTATTTTTTTATGGTTAATATCTCCCTGAAGACGCAGCTCGTGCACATCTCCCATGTGACCCGCCATGTTGCTGAGGAGTAGTTTTCCTTTTATTCGTCAGCAATTCCTCCTGTCGTCTCCTGGTGCTAATTGTTGCTGCCTTTTAACACGTATGTCTCTGGGGAtcagcttaaaaaaataaaaataaacacttccCTATGCCCACCCCTGTGTGTGCTGTACTGGTtagagcagtggtctcaaacatgcggcccgcgggccaaatgtggcccgcaggacactcgtttgaggcccccgtcttgatatgaaagtttaatgttagtgtggtatcatgtacccagaaaaaattattacgtttgattcatgttcatgttaaaggttaaataactgttaatagttatcctccctatccgtgtggaagtggtaagtttttggctatttaagttgaaaggaaataacttgaaggctaccgtttaggtcgctagctctctagtttgcgagttagcatgtgtctcaagaccctgcagttgcgcaatatgttgtaaataaaaagagtataaatgtgactatagtcgtgttttgtcatgtctacagggctctaataatgctttgttcattttaatatgaaaaaaatcatttgtctacccaccaactatatgtgctttcttaagtttttattatttgctgttttattattattattatatttatttattactgattgattgattttctttattcttgatttgtttatttatttttcatcttattttgtgtagaaaaataaaaattaagatatttgagaacagtggaatgttttatcagagcttttattgtagaaaattggaaccaaagcactgaaaaagtttgtatatttttctgtttttaataacacTTTTTACTtggatttttcattcatttccttttctaccgcttttcctcacaagggtcgcagggggtgctggagcctatcccagctgtcttcaggcgagaggcggcgtacaccctggactggtggccagccaatcacagggcacatatagacaaacaaccattcacactcacattcatacctatggacaatttggagtcgctaattaacctagcatgtttttggaatgtgggaggaaaccggagtacccggagaaaacccacacatgcacggggagaacatacaaactccacacagagatgaccgagagtggggaaagacaaaataagaagccaaaaagttaccacttccacacaaaaaaggaggagaactcattcattcattcattcattttctaccgcttatcctcacaagggtcgcagggggtgctggagcctatcccagctgtctttgggtgagaggcggagtacaccctggactggtggccagcatatcacagggcacatatagacaaacaaccattcacactcacattcatacctatgggcaatttggggtcgctaattaacctagcatgtttttggaatgtgggaggaaaccggagtacccggagaaaacccacacatgcacacatggagaacatgcaaactccacacagagacgaccgagggtggggaaagacaaaataagaagccaaaaagttaccacttccacacaaaataggaggagaactcattcattcattcattcattttctaccgcttagcctcatgagggtcgcgaggggtgctggagcctatcccagctgtcttcggtgcgagaggcggggtacaccctggactggtggccagccaatcacagggcacatatagacaaacaaccattcacactcgcattcatacctatggacaatttggagtcgctaattaacctttttgtgtcaaaaattgacacaaATGAATACATGTGATATCTTATTCATGGGACTGGtcatgtaaaatgtgttttactcATAAGAGAAAAGAATCATTTGCATGTTCACACTTATAAGGCAGCCACCCACGGCCCGTCTGTGTCTCATTCATCCTCACATTCTAGTATTACACCACACCACACTTCTTCTCCACTGCATCCACACAGGGATTGGATCGCTTCCGAGGAAAGAATTTGGAGCTGGGAAAGGTGTCGATACGTGACGACTCCTTGCCAAAATGGGCAAGGAGCAGTGTTGGCCCAGGACTGGTCTGGGAAACATTAGCATTGCCAGGACGAGTTTGGGGGAGACATCCCCCAagtagtgcatcaacagtgacttaaCCCCCCACTTAGGGCCACTTGGGGTCGTTTTCtggggttgttttcttgaaatatctttttaattaaattttttatcatttcatattccaggtattcctcaaaaaacatgtgtttaatatcatgccattcacatttttaacttaccttttatacattttaagaaattttagtttttgtgttactaccccaaccttccataagtgggtcaaaaatgacccggtcaggttgttttcttgaaatatgttcgtaatgaaaaattgttattatttcatattccaggtattcctcaaaaatcatatttttgatatcatgccattcacatttttaacttatcttttatacattttaagaaatttttgttttgtgttactaccccaaccgtccataagtgggtcaaaaatgacccggtcaggttgttgtcttgaaatatctttgtaatgaaaaattgttattatttcatattccaggtattcctaaaaaaaacatgtttttgatatcatgccattcacatttttaacttatcttttatacattttaagaaattttaatttttgtgttactaccccaaccttccataaatgggtcaaaaatgacccggtcaggttgttttcttgaaatatcttcgaaatgaaaatttgtcatcatttcatattccaggtattcctaaaaaaacatgtttttaatatcatgccattcacattttaacttaccttttatacattttaagaaattttagttttgtgttactaccccaaccttccataagtgggtcaaaaatgacccggtcaggttgttttcttgaaatatctttgtaatgaaaatttttttttatcatttcatattccaggtattcctcaaaaagcatgtttttgatatcatgccattcacatttttaacataccttttatacattttaagaaattttagtttttgtgttactaccccaaccttccataagtgggtcaaaaatgacccggtcaggttgttttcttgaaatatctttgtaatgaaattttttttatcatttcatattccaggtattcatcaaaaaacatgtttttgatatcatgccattcacatttttaacttaccttttatacattttaagaaattttagtttttgtgttactaccccaaccttccataagtgggtcaaaaatgacccggtcaggttgttttcttgaaatatgttcgtaatgaaaaattgttattatttcatattccaggtattcctcaaaaaacatgtttttgatatcatgccattcacatttttaacttcccttttatacattttaagaaattttagtttttgtgttactaccccaaccttccataagtgggtcaaaaatgacccggtcaggttgttttcttgaaatatctttgtaatgaatttttttttagcatttcatattccaggtattcctcgaaaaaaaaaatttaatatcatgccattcacatttttaacttatcttttataaattttaagaaattttagtttttgtgttactaccccaaccttccataagtgggtcaaaaatgacccggtcaggttgttttcttgaaatatctttgtaatgaaaaattgttatcatttcatatttcaggtattcatcaaaaaacatgtttttgatatcatgccattcacatttttaccgtaccttttatacattttaagaaattttagtttttgtgttactaccccaaccttccataagtgggtcaaaaatgacccggtcaggttgttttcttgaaatatcttcgtaatgaatttttttaatcatttcatattccaggtattcctcaaaaacatgtttttgatatcatgccattcacatttttaacttaccttttataaattttaagaaattttagtttttgtgttactaccccaaccttccataagtgggtcaaaaatgacccggtcaggttgttttcttgaaatatcttcgtaatgaaaaattgttatcatttcatattccaggcattcctcaaaaaacatgtttttgatatcatgccattcacatttttaacttccctttatgcaacacacaatggatcctcacattttctattgttgtacggggtcattttctttttcaaagatgtaaaaaagtgaaaaatgaagatgtttctaacatgaaatcattcttatgtggtcctaaatataatactaaatatcatacaagggattattcctaaccaaaatggcaaaattagaataaaaagggcattgattctagtatgggtcatttttgagccactttttagagtgtagggtccagtcacttgTGCAtctaaagagtttggcttctcaaaacattaTGCATTGAAAAGAGTCAGGGGAGGAACaaccaacaaaaatataaacaatataataatatataaatataaccaTACGTTTGTACAAAACATCAAAAACAGATATATCTGAAAATAGACACAAAAAGAACTGAACTATATAGCCATGGTATCGGCAGTTATCGTTATTTGGCTCGATCCGCCCACCTCTCGTGCTTGTGTGAGCCGGTGACTCACCTTACGCTGAATGTTTATCAAGCACAACAATTTGCACGCGAGCACAGTGCGGCGCGAGCCCTCTCgtgcgcacgcacgcacgcccACGTGGGATATCAAAGCTCTTACGTCAAGCCCGACAGGAAGACGACGGCAGACGCCACACTGGCGCCGTTACCGAGGAAGTAAGTGACGATTTCGCGTTAGATGTGTTTTAAAATGATTGATTGTGTCGCtttttttcaaagtgtggcTTGTGGACGCGcttgtctcctcctcctcgtcctcctcctcctcctcctccaagcaTGCTGAAGCTGATGGTATTCATGGCCGCCATCACGCTATAAAGTGGAGGGCAGTATGAGCAGCCGGCTGCAGCGGCCGTCGGTGCTCGCCTTGGCGGCGGCGCTCCTGCTCTGCACATCGCAGGATAGGACTCACGGCAGCAGCTCCGGCGGGGAGGATTCTGGGATGCGGGGCACGTggcgccatggcaacagcagcaCAATGTCCAGTTTCTTCAACAGCAGCCCAAGCGACGAGTCCACTGTGATGTCAGAACAGTCGCCGCCGCTGTGCGCCTACCAGGTGATGGAGGGCGGCATCGGCGGTCCCCTCTGTTTTCGACATACGCTCCCGGGTTATAAGTGTCATAAGGCAGACTGCAGGTCAGCCGTGTCTTCAGGGAGCCTTGCGGCGAACATCCTCCTCAACGGCAGCGTGCTGCTACAGTGGAGCCAAGACGGGTTGTCACGCGGTCAAACGCCATCTAGTCTTTTCGCCGGGCGCCGCCACCGACGTGGAGGCTACGAGTTGAGCTGCTGGTGGAATGGCAGCTACACCCAATTTGAGTGCGCCGGGGTCCATCTGGGCGCCGGGTGCAGGGACTTCCTGTTGAGCGAGCTGCACGAGAACATCCCCTACCGCATCTGCCTGAGGGCGCAGGCTCGGAGAGTCGATCGCGGGGACTGCGTGGAGTTCGTACTGCCGCCGTCCGGGATGCAGGATATCGTCATCGCTATGACAACGGTCGGGGGCGCCATTTGCGTGATGTTGGTCATCATCTGCTTGCTGGTGGCGTACATCACCGAGAACATCATGAGCCCCTCCACGCAGCACCGATACTCCTACCGCACGCACTCGCGACACTGAGGGTCACCTCAAACATCTGCACCGCCGCCACCGGCCGTCCATGCCGTACCACCATTGTCCACTTATAACCGCATCAGctactgcaggggtgtccaaagtgcggccttgGGTCATTTTTGGCCTGGAGCTCCTTCTTATTGTCCCTTgatatattttccaaatataatcTATTATTAATTAGATGTATTTGTGGATATTACACTAATAAGTCACCTATAAAGCTAACATATTTTGTTCGGCTAGCTTCACTTTAATTGACAAGCTTTTCTTCCTTGTCACTCACACGCACAGAAAGGTGTTGCAAGTTCACAAACAACAcgttatgatgctaattttaagatTATTTTCAGcagctattatttttctttttgtatattttttttattatgagccatattgtactgagcagccaggacagagggCGTGGCTCAATTTTTATTCATATGATTTTATGATTACATGATGTTGCATTATCATGCTAATAACTATTTGTTTCATCTAAGATCATTTTTCAGcagctattatttttatttttgtatatttttttattatgagccatattgtactgagcagccaggacagagggCGTGGCtcaatttttattaatataattttatgatTATATGATGTTGGATTATCATGCTAATAACTATTTGTTTTGTCTAAGATCATTTTTCAGcagctattatttttatttttgtattttttttattatgagccatattgtactgagcagccaggacagcgGGCGTGGCtcaatttttattaatataattttatgatTATATGATGTTGGATTATcatgctaataagtatttgttTCAGCTATAAGTTGAAGCTAAGATAGCTTAGTACATATTGACCTACATTTGATTGACTTTTAGCTTCTTTAAAAGTACAAAACGTGTCAAAGTGCATTCctcacccctgctctatggttTTTATCACATTTCTCCTCCTTTTGAGGATGTCTTTCAAGGCATTTGCCCCAAAGAATCTAGCTAACACTATCATTTCCACTCCATCTGTGTTGCATTCAAGCGTCGTCCGTAAAGGAGTGTGTTCGTTTCTATGCCGGCAGCATTATACAGCAATAGAATTAACAAAATGCTTTGGAGTACATCCCCATTAGCTGATGTTTGCTCAGTGTGCTAGCCCTCTAAGTGTCCACATTAATTGTACCCTCGATGTAAAGAcactccagccaatcacagacgtCCATGTGACTAATGTACCACTTTGTGAAGGGCAATACAATCTTTAAATACTGTACCAAACACCGTGAACTACAATACCTTTGTGTCCTTCTGTCAGACAATAAAGTATCCTCAGATTATTTCTGTTCTGATGCTTTCTGTGCGCACGAGAGCGTGGCCGTGTGTTCAACTTGATAcgtacaaaacaacacaaaaaaataaataaatcaggaaatttggaaaaaaaaacatttcacaccATTACATATaaagttttcaaaaataataaagtacttaaaaataattttaggcCCATACCATGTGTATTTAATCTTTAACTCTTTAACGCGATACTTGTATTGCAAATGTATGGCTGACGTCGCATAGGCATTTCACCACGTGACTCCACCCACCTCTGACGTCACGATGATAAGTACTTTTCTCAGCACGAGCTTCCGCCATtttaacttcctgcttttcaaAGGAGGAGAGAAATCACTCGAACAGTACTCGAAGCGCTTGACCGTTTAGTGTAACATAGGGGGTGattttgtttctatttttttctgacaGGGGAAACAAACAAACGACTCCGAGTGGTTTCCAACCGTTCGAGTAGTTTACTTTCAGCCGGAGAGTCGCAATGCCGAGCCACCCGCTGCGAGTAGCGGTTGTGTGCTCGAGCAACCAGAACCGCAGTATGGAAGCGCAC comes from the Doryrhamphus excisus isolate RoL2022-K1 chromosome 18, RoL_Dexc_1.0, whole genome shotgun sequence genome and includes:
- the fndc10 gene encoding fibronectin type III domain-containing protein 10, coding for MSSRLQRPSVLALAAALLLCTSQDRTHGSSSGGEDSGMRGTWRHGNSSTMSSFFNSSPSDESTVMSEQSPPLCAYQVMEGGIGGPLCFRHTLPGYKCHKADCRSAVSSGSLAANILLNGSVLLQWSQDGLSRGQTPSSLFAGRRHRRGGYELSCWWNGSYTQFECAGVHLGAGCRDFLLSELHENIPYRICLRAQARRVDRGDCVEFVLPPSGMQDIVIAMTTVGGAICVMLVIICLLVAYITENIMSPSTQHRYSYRTHSRH